From the genome of bacterium:
CAGTGTAAGCCTGAAGCAGCAGAGGATTCGATTCTTTAATGCTGACAGCCACGATCAAATCGACCAGATCATGGATCGCTTCCAGCGTGACAAATTTACCGCCTGTTTTCTCTGCGAGAAATTGAAAATTATTGATCGTTTCCGTGACATTATTACACAAGACCGTGTAAATTTTTACATTTTTTTCGACCAGTTTGTCCGTTTCAATTCGGTAATCCCGGCCGCTTAAACAATCGTCGAAACTGTCCATCACGCCGTGAGGCGGTTTGTCCCCGATGAGAATAATGGCCTTACCTTTTGGCCCTTTCGTCCAGTCAAGTTGATTTGCCTCATAAAGCGCGCATTCAACCGCTTCTGCGCCTCCACCGCCTGCGCCGGGCATGATATCGGGAGATCTAAGAAAAGCGGTTATTTCTTCTTCTTTTTCAGAAAACGCCAATGTCTTTGTAACGTAAGGCCCTTGTTCATGGTCTTTGTATACAATGACGGAAATGCGTGCGTCAGGCACTCTTTTGCGAATTTCGCGAATGATCAATTGAACATTGACCTGAACTTCCGACAAATAAATATCCATACTGCCCGTCGTATCAAACATGAAAACCACTTCCAGAGGGCTGGTTTTACGCGCTTTGTCCAGTATCGGTTTCGCCAACGATTTGTGTTCGGCGATTTTCTTAAGCAATGCTTCTTTTTGTTTCTGAACTATTTCTCCGCTCATGAAAAAAACTTTCAGGACAGCGTGTGATACGAATATAACGAGATGGGTAGGGTGAATATAGGTCAAATTATCCGCTTAGCAAATAAAAATTTTCAAAAAAAACTAAAATATATTGAGCCTGACTTTGCATCCCGGTATTGCACGCAACAAGTAATTACTTTATATTTTTAGCATACTTATTGAGATTAAACGATTTCATATGAACGAATTTTCAGGAAGCCCATGGAGGCCGGAAGGCGAACAAGGGAAAAGTGATTCCATTCAACGCCAGAAGAACTTGGTTTCTCCGGAGGATTTTTTCCGGGCGGCGCAGACCGCTCAGGAGCAAAAACAATTTCAAACGGCAGCAGATTATTACCGAAAAGCGCTCGCCATGAACCCAACGTATCTGGAAGCCTGGTTCTATCTCGGATATAATCTAATGGATATCAAAAACTATGAAGAGGCCATAATCGCATTTCTCAAAGCTGTTGAAATTGAAACAGACGAGGATCATTTCAAGCCTTATAGCTTTTATAATATCGGACTTAGTTATTATCATCTTATCCGGGATGAGGAAGCGCTTACGTGGTTCAACTCGGCGATCACGCTTAGGCCTGATTACGTTCCTGCGATCAATTACGTAGGGCTCATTTATTATGTCAGAAAAGAATACGATACGGCCATAGGTTATTTCAACCGGTGTCTTCAGTACGACCCGAAATATATTTATGCCTATTACAATTTGGGACGTTGTTATTATTATCAGTTCAAAGACGACTTGGCGCTGGAGAAATTCATGAAAGCGTTGGCAATCGATCCTAATCATGCCGAAGCAAATAATTATGCGGGGCTGGTTTACCTTAACAAAAAATTATATCCGACGGCCATCGGGTATCTTCATAAGGCTTTTTCACTTGATCCGCAGTTTGCCGCGCCGGCGTATAATCTCGGTATTTTGCATTACGAACAAAAGCAGTACCCTCAGGCATTGGAGTATTTCAACAAGACCTTGCAGATCGATCCCAATCATGCCGATGCATGCAATTATATCGGTCTGGTATATCACGACCAGAAAATATGGGATCAGGCGATTGCCTATTATCATAAGACATTAGCAATTCAGCCGGATTACAAATTTGCTTTGTATAATCTTGGACTTACTTATTATCATCAAAAGGATTACAAACGATCGATTGAGTTCTATGAAAAATGCCTGGTGATCGATCCGACGTACGTGTCCTGCCAGTATAATTTGGGGTTAGCCTATTATCAGAATAGCGAATTGCAAATTGCATTACGCCATTTTGAAGAAGCTGTACGGCTGAAACGCGACCACCATCATGCTCAGTATTACCGCGGCCTAATCTATCACGGCATGGGCTTACGCGAAAAAGCCCTGCAGGTTGTTGACGAATTGAAAAAAATTGATTATCCTTCTGCTAAAGAACTCTATAGAGAAATAATGGGGAAAGAACTACAGGCAGTTACCGCTCCCCCGCCCGGAGAAAAGCCAAGAGACGAACAGTTCGGGCCAAGCCACCGCGATCATTAATATAGGATTCACTATGATCGAAGAAGACAAACAGAAAGAAGTTCACAAAGAACTGCGGAACTATCTGCAGATGCAGGGGCTGAAGGCTACGCCGGAACGGTTTGCGGTATTGGATGAAGTGTACTCGACCAACTTTCATTTTGAAGCCGATGATATTCTGGTTCGGATGCGGAAAAAGAAAATGCACGTGTCGCGCGCAACGATATACCGTACGTTGGAACTTTTGGAAAACAGCGGCCTGATCCGGAAAGCAAAACTAGGCGAAACCAAAGCGTATTACGAACACACGTACGGCCGGCATCATCATGAACACATGAAATGTACGCAATGCGGGCGCGTCATTGAGTTTGAATCGGAAGAAATTGAGAAACTCCAGGATGTGATCTGCAGGCAATATAATTTTCAAATGACCAACCACATTTTACATCTTTTTGGCGTTTGCGAAGACTGTCAGAAAACTACCGATGGTAAAGCAAAAAACAATTATACGACGGAATTGACGGTGAAGTAATCGAATGCAGTAGAAAACTGATAGTCAAGTCGAAGAAATTATTTGATTTTGTATACATAAGCAGATAAATTAGTCTCATGATTTATCAAGACATCATAACTATTGAGCCTGGAAAACGAGGCGGAAAGCCCTGTATACGACATATGCGCATTACAGTATATGACGTATTGGGATGGCTAGCATCCGGAATGACAACTGATCAGATTTTGAAAGATTATCCTGAGTTAACCATGGACGATATTCAAGCCTGTCTGCAGTTTGCTGCAGATCGTGAACATACAATTACGTCCGCACACCATTGAAATTACTTTTAGATCAAAATTTATCGTTTCGATTGATTGGCCAACTTAGTGATTTATTCCCCGGTTCAGTTTCATGTGC
Proteins encoded in this window:
- a CDS encoding tetratricopeptide repeat protein codes for the protein MNEFSGSPWRPEGEQGKSDSIQRQKNLVSPEDFFRAAQTAQEQKQFQTAADYYRKALAMNPTYLEAWFYLGYNLMDIKNYEEAIIAFLKAVEIETDEDHFKPYSFYNIGLSYYHLIRDEEALTWFNSAITLRPDYVPAINYVGLIYYVRKEYDTAIGYFNRCLQYDPKYIYAYYNLGRCYYYQFKDDLALEKFMKALAIDPNHAEANNYAGLVYLNKKLYPTAIGYLHKAFSLDPQFAAPAYNLGILHYEQKQYPQALEYFNKTLQIDPNHADACNYIGLVYHDQKIWDQAIAYYHKTLAIQPDYKFALYNLGLTYYHQKDYKRSIEFYEKCLVIDPTYVSCQYNLGLAYYQNSELQIALRHFEEAVRLKRDHHHAQYYRGLIYHGMGLREKALQVVDELKKIDYPSAKELYREIMGKELQAVTAPPPGEKPRDEQFGPSHRDH
- a CDS encoding DUF433 domain-containing protein, which encodes MIYQDIITIEPGKRGGKPCIRHMRITVYDVLGWLASGMTTDQILKDYPELTMDDIQACLQFAADREHTITSAHH
- a CDS encoding transcriptional repressor — translated: MIEEDKQKEVHKELRNYLQMQGLKATPERFAVLDEVYSTNFHFEADDILVRMRKKKMHVSRATIYRTLELLENSGLIRKAKLGETKAYYEHTYGRHHHEHMKCTQCGRVIEFESEEIEKLQDVICRQYNFQMTNHILHLFGVCEDCQKTTDGKAKNNYTTELTVK
- a CDS encoding VWA domain-containing protein; the encoded protein is MSGEIVQKQKEALLKKIAEHKSLAKPILDKARKTSPLEVVFMFDTTGSMDIYLSEVQVNVQLIIREIRKRVPDARISVIVYKDHEQGPYVTKTLAFSEKEEEITAFLRSPDIMPGAGGGGAEAVECALYEANQLDWTKGPKGKAIILIGDKPPHGVMDSFDDCLSGRDYRIETDKLVEKNVKIYTVLCNNVTETINNFQFLAEKTGGKFVTLEAIHDLVDLIVAVSIKESNPLLLQAYTDELRKKGVLTDSKRKLLQGIS